Within Macaca nemestrina isolate mMacNem1 chromosome 12, mMacNem.hap1, whole genome shotgun sequence, the genomic segment ataaactttaatttaaactttagttataaatattattagaagtggttttaattaaaaagtgaaatcaaTTACATTTGCCATGTCAACACAAGAAATTCAACCTATAAAATAAGCCGGTTGACTTCACAGAACTAAGTCAAGCTATTTGCTGATTCATTTTCCATGAGAGAGTGCTGGTGACTATAATACAATACTTAGATCACAAAGTAATTCCATGCCTGCAaatcacattttacttttttttaagtactgGGTGGTTATAGACATGAATTTTATACACCTCTTTCTATGTCATTATTAGAACATGAACTTCTAAAATATGTGCTTTAAAGCAAAATCCAAACCAAACAGTTAtaaggtttctctttttttttttttttttttttttttgagacggagtctcgctgtgtctcccaggctggagtgcagtggcacgatctcggctcactgcaaactccgccccctgggttcacgccattctcccgactcagcctcccaagtagctgggactacaggcgcccgctaccacgcccggctaatttttttgtatttttagtagagacggggtttcaccgtgttagccaggatagtctcgatctcctgacctcgtgatccgcccgcctcggcctcccaaagtgctgggattacaggcttgagccaccgcgcccggcctaaggtTTCTCTTTAACCAGGCACTATAATGAATGTAGGCAAAAGAAAGATAGAAGCAAATATAGATATTCAGATTCTGCTTCAGGAGtaaaagttttaaacaaaattaagtaaGTGAGATAAATATACTAATGAATGTAAAAACTTGACTCTTCACTCTAACACCAACAATTTTAATCACATAGAAGTAAAGTACTTAGCCAGCAATATCATCTTCTAAGGCTATTCTCACAAAATGTTTTAgaacttttcaaaaattatggtatctttgtataaatataaaaattacaatgaTAATTAATCATGTCCCCTACCTATGATATATCCTTTGAGGGGCATCTTGCCCTGAGTTCATTCAAGGTAGtaatgatgcaggatttttctcaaCCACTTTGCCAGCTGGGGTCCCCCATGGCTTGTGACACCCCCTACCCCAAGCCAGGGCCTTACTCAGCTCGTGTCCTGCCACTAGAGGCACCCCACCCACTTGGCCTGCCTATCTTATAGATCGTACCCACATCCAGCAGTTCCTGAGCTCTTGTCCcatgtccaagaagaatgaggttacaCTGATAATTCAAAGGGTGAGGATgggcagagaagaattttattgagtgacagaacagctctcagccAAGGGGGGATGTGGGGAGGTGGCCCCCCACCACTGCATTCTGGTGGTTTCTCTCCCAGTGTAGCTGGATCCAGGGCTTCttatggactcagaatggggagtgcatgctgattggtttgtaaGTATGCAAAAAAGATTAAAGCAAATACACCATTCAAAGGTGGGCAGAAAACAGTGTAGAAAATCAAATGGGAAAGGGTaggtaaatgtaaaatacatgaagtgtggggatcaatcagaggaaagtgcACTAGAAAGAAAGACAGGTTCTCAATCCAGTCCATGGATTtcacttgtagcttggctttcaagctttaaactgtctttggcttgaaggtAGGGTTTCAACCAGGGACCtgcccctatctgcctaggcatttctgcctcctgccactgtcAGTAATAGGCAATAGACAGTTTAACTTCTGTGTGGAgcctattttctattctttttgttaTGAGtaactatttttgtttctaaatgaaGGCATATTATCTAATAGGCCTGTACAGTACGTACACTACTATGGAAATACTGACATGCCTTTTCAGGAAGGCTTGACCCAAACTCCTCAGCCTCACCATTCAGGAAATTATCACTATTATTAAAAGATCTGGATGAAACATGTCTTTGGAGCTCACCCTGTTTACCCTACCTTAAAATCAAACCTTTGCAGAGGCAAGTGTATTTTTCTAGTTGGGGATCAAAGCCTTGAAGAGCATCTCTGTGCTGTAGGCATTTTGGCTGAAGGCACCATCATTCCCATACAACCCCCACCTTCCAGTTCATTCTGAAATAACTCCCCAGAAGTCCTCTTTCTTCCCAgacttctttttttcaatttatttgtggGACGAACAATAGTTTCAAAAATCAGGCCCTGCATcataagctgtgtgaccttgagcaagtcacgtATCATTTCTTCTTCTGGAGAACAAGATAAGAAGATCTAAATGTAAAGggatttgttaaaaatgcagcaCACAGCATGGGCctcagatttcattttttattgtcaaaAAAGTCAAATTTACATATTACAAGAATAAATCTCAATCAGGCAAATTTGTGCCAtataattttgtttgctttttaaaagaagtattaGATCTCTTTTTCAATAAGAACCCCTGTTACACAGCAAGGTAGACAGAAAATCTTGACACTCATTATACATGGCACTTTATTCTTTTGCCAAGAATATCATTGTAAAACTTTTAATCACAATCACAATCCACAGAGATTGTGGACATGAATAAGGTGGTAACAATGTCAATTCTATTACAACAAAATGTAAGTTGACCAATGTATTGTCATTATATTGGTAGGATTTGAGAAAGGTGGATAGAGTTGTGAGCCTAATCCATCTGTAAACATCTGTAAGAATAGAACCTTGGTGCAAGAAGGTGTGCAGTTCCATTACAGTTGTGAGGCCAGAAATCCAGAATAAGAACCACTCTTAAAAGAACCCTGAAAAATTCTGGAGATTTTTACAACTTTACCTTGTCCACAATTGTTGTCATCCCTTCTGTCTTTTAATGtagttataaataataaaactaatgaAACAAGAAAGAACTCTATGTAATTGCTTcagagaaggcaagaaaaaagtgAATTTGTCAGACAGCATCCACCTCCCTGGCATACCATCGATGAGGGTgacacttaagaaaaaaatagtaggtAGATAGGAAAGTATATCAGCTCAGCATCTCCATCTGGTATTGTTACTGGCTAATGTTGTGAAATCCCAGGTTCTTGGTGCcatgaacaaagaattggacatgACACACATGCATATAGCAAAGCAGCAAAAGGTTTATTAAGCACAGTATGATCCGCAATGGATCAGGCTGACCCATGAGAGGTATCAGCCCTGGTTTATTACATTTCATGGCCTTTTACATGTTTTTATCATCACTTGCTTAACCTCACCTTCTCTCCTGTAAATGAATTGCTCATCCTTGCCTTTCCCTCATTGTGCCTTAACCTCACTTTATTTCTCATAAGTTAATTGCTCATCCTTGCTTAACCTTACTTTATCCCTTCTGACCAAATTGCTcatctttacttttatttctcaCGACCAAATTGCTACAAGTCATTCCAACTCACTTGCCTTATATTACATGTTCCAACTCACTGCTTACTCCCTCATCAACTTGCCGCTTACGCCCTTATTTCGTATGTTCTATTGCTGCTATCTTGCAGGTTTTGCTTTCGCTATTGCTTAAGCTAGCCTACGTCCAACAGGTCCCCTTCACCCCCGACTTCACCCCCAACTTCCtgggctattctcctgcctcagtatggGGAATAAAGTTCAGGCTTGGGCCACCTTGGGATGGAGGATGATTCTTCTGTCCAAGGATAgacccacagagttacattgcATAGTGGGAGAAGAAAGGCAGAAATCTTGCTAACAAGACTTTagaaagaaagatggagagaaggaaaagaagaatagGAGGAAGCAGatagagaggagaggaagactCAGCAATTGGAAAAGGGGCTAAGGCAGCACCATTGCCTCTACTCAGTTTGTAAttttctttagggttttctttaGAGCAAGTTTGACATCCTTGTTCCTGAGACTATAAATGAGGGGGTTCAGCATGGGTACTACATTTGTGTAAAACACTGAGAGAAACTTCCCCTGACCCATAGACCCATCAGATGATAAATTAACATGAGCGAGCAGCCCAAATCCATAGAATAGGCCAACAGTTATTATGTGGGAGCCACAGGTACTGATGGCTTTGAACCAACCCTCAGCTGAGGACATGTGAAGGATATTGAAAAGAATCAAAGCATAAGAGATTAAGATAATGAGGCTTGATACTATCACAACTGTGCCCACAATAACAGACGTCACCAGCTCATTAGCATAGGTGCTGCTGCAGGAGAGCTGGAGCAGTGGGAAGATGTCACACATGTAATGGTTGATGACGTTGGAGTCACAAAAGATGAGCTTCATCATACATCCTGTATGGACCATGGCGCCAGCAAACCCCATCACATATGAACCAAACATCAGCAGAGAACAGATCTGAGGGGACATGGTGACTGTGTACAGAAGGGGTTTGCAGATGGCCACATAGCGATCATAGGCCATGGCTGTCAGCACATAGCACTCAGAGTGgacaaaaaagcagaagaaaaagagcTGAGTTATGCATCCTGGAAAGGAGATGATGTTCCTCTCTGAAATAAAGCTCATCAGCATTTTGGGGGTAAAGACAAATGAATAACAGAGATCAATGAAGGacagattgaaaaggaaaaaatacatggGAGTGTGAAGGTGTGAATTCAGGCAAATTAGATTAATTAAACTCAAGTTGCCCACCATGGTGGTCATATAGTTCACCAAGAACAGGAAAAACAGGGGCAATCGGAGCTCGGGTTGGTCTGTTAATCCTGTAAGAATAAATTCTGTCACTGAAGAGTCATTTTCCACAGCCATTCACTTGCTGGGTGTGATCTGTAGGAACAGGTGTAGAAAACATTAATAATGGACCCTCACTCTTTATCTCCAGAGGGAGAGCTGAATCTACTGGTTTACAAACCCAAGGGTGTCTGAAGACACATAGCAAGGCATCCAAGGCTTAATACTTTCTATGGTGATTCCTGAGAATTCCCTTTTCCTGCCTTTCTCCCCCATCATGTTGTGTGTCTGTCTGGTGAGAATGCTGGTAGACCTCCCAATGCATCTGCACATtattcccttccttctcctcaaGTTTCTCTAAGGACTAAAGCTGGAAAAAGCAATAAATTGATGGTATTGCCCCAGAACTTTTGATTTATATAGTTTTGAGCTTGAAAGGAAATTATCAAGACAAAAGTGATTCAATGCTTACCTTTCTATGCTTGGAGGACTAACTGCTGAAGGACCATCAGAGTCCTTCCTACCCACTGTCCTGAGAGGGTCAAAGTTGCTGATGATGAAGGCAGTAATTGTCAACAGCATAGACCTCCATCTTCGACATGCTAGAAGAGGTATTCTAGGGAATATGCCATAAAATCTGTTTGAGAATTTTCCCAGAAGGTTCTCCTCTCTTGTATGCAGGAAAACAACCACCTTATAGGAGCCTCCTAAAGTCAGATGACTTGAATAAAAATCTATTTCACGTCCCATAGTTCTGGGAAAGTTGATTAGAAGCACAAAAAATTATTCTCCACTT encodes:
- the LOC105476298 gene encoding olfactory receptor 8C8-like — protein: MAVENDSSVTEFILTGLTDQPELRLPLFFLFLVNYMTTMVGNLSLINLICLNSHLHTPMYFFLFNLSFIDLCYSFVFTPKMLMSFISERNIISFPGCITQLFFFCFFVHSECYVLTAMAYDRYVAICKPLLYTVTMSPQICSLLMFGSYVMGFAGAMVHTGCMMKLIFCDSNVINHYMCDIFPLLQLSCSSTYANELVTSVIVGTVVIVSSLIILISYALILFNILHMSSAEGWFKAISTCGSHIITVGLFYGFGLLAHVNLSSDGSMGQGKFLSVFYTNVVPMLNPLIYSLRNKDVKLALKKTLKKTHL